A stretch of [Clostridium] innocuum DNA encodes these proteins:
- a CDS encoding rRNA pseudouridine synthase, translating into MRLDKYLAHAGLGTRKEVKLAIRKGRVSVNGEVCRKDDRKIQEGADVVCLDKEEIYYEAVVYIMLNKPQDVVSATSDPTYETVLDCIDAFLPKDCFPVGRLDMDTEGLLLITNDGKLAHRLLSPKHHVEKTYLVDLAQLLQEGDQKKLENGSIVLDEEPVLPARVEILEDTQILLHIQEGRFHQVKRMLHAIGNEVVHLKRIAMGPLRLDEALASGEWRYLSEEEITALKNVA; encoded by the coding sequence ATGCGACTGGATAAATATCTGGCTCATGCAGGTTTGGGTACCCGCAAGGAGGTCAAGCTGGCTATTCGCAAGGGAAGAGTGAGTGTCAATGGTGAGGTATGCCGAAAGGATGACAGGAAAATCCAGGAGGGTGCGGATGTCGTTTGTTTGGATAAAGAGGAAATCTATTATGAGGCTGTTGTCTATATCATGCTGAACAAGCCGCAGGATGTTGTCAGTGCCACCAGTGATCCCACATATGAAACCGTGCTGGACTGCATCGATGCCTTTTTGCCAAAGGATTGTTTTCCGGTCGGACGACTGGACATGGATACGGAGGGCCTGCTGCTGATCACAAATGACGGAAAGCTGGCGCATCGTCTGCTCTCTCCCAAGCATCATGTTGAAAAAACCTATCTGGTGGATCTGGCGCAGCTGCTGCAGGAAGGTGATCAAAAGAAGCTGGAAAACGGCAGTATCGTACTGGATGAGGAACCTGTTCTTCCGGCTCGTGTGGAAATTCTGGAGGACACGCAAATCCTTCTGCATATCCAGGAGGGAAGATTTCATCAGGTGAAGCGAATGCTGCATGCAATCGGTAATGAGGTTGTCCATCTCAAGCGGATTGCCATGGGACCGCTGCGGCTGGATGAAGCACTTGCGAGTGGGGAATGGCGGTATCTGAGCGAAGAGGAAATCACTGCCCTGAAGAATGTGGCATGA
- a CDS encoding dihydrofolate reductase has translation MISIVVAMDANQLIGANHKMPWHCPADLAHFRQLTLHHHLLMGRVTYEHLPKRLDHRILHVAGHKPLSDSDVLPCSDVQALCREWKKKEEVLYVCGGAQIYAAAIAYADELWITRIEQSYTGDTWFPAFCIGDFRLLSNEQKEGCSIMHYRRR, from the coding sequence ATGATCAGTATTGTCGTTGCAATGGACGCCAATCAGCTGATCGGCGCAAATCATAAAATGCCATGGCATTGCCCCGCAGATTTAGCTCATTTCCGTCAGCTGACACTGCATCATCATTTGCTGATGGGGAGAGTGACCTATGAGCATCTGCCGAAACGACTGGATCATAGAATTCTGCATGTCGCAGGTCATAAGCCGCTGTCCGATAGCGATGTGCTCCCCTGCAGTGATGTGCAAGCACTTTGCAGGGAATGGAAGAAGAAAGAGGAAGTGCTCTATGTATGCGGCGGTGCACAGATTTACGCTGCAGCAATCGCATATGCAGATGAGCTGTGGATTACCCGAATCGAGCAATCGTATACAGGGGATACCTGGTTTCCGGCGTTTTGCATTGGGGATTTCCGATTGCTTTCAAATGAACAAAAAGAAGGATGCAGCATCATGCATTATCGTAGAAGATAA
- a CDS encoding pyrimidine-nucleoside phosphorylase yields MRFVDLIEKKKQKQPLTKEELHFFITGYVRGDIPDYQVSALLMAIYFNGMNAQETAWLTEEMLYSGDVIDLSAISGRKCDKHSTGGVGDKTSLSLAPMVAACGAKVAKMSGRGLGHTGGTLDKVESVNGFQVMRTQEQFISQVNDIGLALIGQTATLVPADKKLYALRDVTATVNSIPLIASSIMSKKLAAGSDTILLDVKFGEGAFMETSDKAKELAEAMIAIGSHFGKDVKALISNMNQPLGNAIGNALEVKEAIATLQGKGPEDFTQLCLEAGSIMLMQTGIARDEENARKQLLEVIQNGKALEKLVAMVAAQEGDVEQVLHPELLPQAKEILEVTSREEGYVKELHALELGTLAMKLGAGRMVKEDPVDPAVGIVLNKKDGDYVNKGDILAYVHINHPLPQHWLEDFYQTYVFTQEKVEKQKLIHDIIR; encoded by the coding sequence ATGCGTTTTGTCGATCTAATAGAAAAAAAGAAACAGAAGCAGCCACTGACAAAGGAAGAGCTTCATTTTTTCATTACCGGTTATGTCCGGGGAGATATTCCGGATTATCAGGTCAGTGCGCTGCTAATGGCGATTTACTTTAATGGTATGAATGCACAGGAAACAGCCTGGCTGACAGAGGAAATGCTGTACAGTGGAGATGTGATTGATCTATCGGCGATTTCCGGAAGAAAATGTGATAAGCATTCCACCGGAGGTGTCGGTGATAAAACAAGTCTTTCCCTTGCGCCAATGGTAGCTGCCTGCGGTGCCAAGGTCGCGAAAATGAGCGGTCGAGGACTGGGACATACCGGCGGAACGCTGGATAAGGTGGAGTCTGTTAACGGCTTTCAGGTTATGCGGACACAGGAACAGTTTATTTCACAGGTGAATGATATCGGTCTGGCACTGATCGGACAAACCGCAACACTGGTGCCGGCAGATAAAAAGCTGTATGCTTTGCGCGATGTGACGGCTACCGTCAACTCGATTCCTCTGATTGCATCCAGCATCATGTCAAAGAAGCTGGCAGCAGGCTCTGATACGATTCTTCTGGATGTGAAATTCGGAGAGGGTGCTTTCATGGAAACAAGCGATAAAGCAAAGGAGCTGGCAGAAGCGATGATTGCCATCGGAAGCCATTTCGGCAAGGATGTCAAGGCACTGATCAGCAACATGAATCAGCCGTTGGGCAATGCCATCGGAAATGCACTCGAGGTAAAAGAGGCAATTGCAACGCTACAGGGAAAAGGGCCTGAGGATTTTACACAGCTGTGTCTGGAGGCCGGAAGCATCATGCTCATGCAGACAGGAATAGCCAGAGATGAAGAGAACGCAAGAAAACAGCTGCTGGAAGTCATTCAGAATGGAAAGGCGCTGGAAAAGCTGGTTGCCATGGTTGCGGCACAGGAGGGGGATGTAGAGCAGGTTCTGCATCCAGAGTTGCTACCACAGGCAAAAGAGATTTTGGAAGTAACATCGCGGGAAGAGGGCTATGTGAAGGAGCTGCATGCTTTGGAGCTGGGGACGCTGGCGATGAAGCTTGGTGCAGGACGTATGGTTAAGGAGGATCCGGTTGATCCGGCTGTCGGAATCGTGTTAAACAAAAAGGATGGAGACTATGTAAATAAGGGTGATATTCTTGCCTATGTACACATCAATCATCCATTACCGCAGCACTGGCTGGAGGACTTCTATCAGACCTATGTCTTCACACAGGAGAAGGTGGAAAAGCAGAAGCTGATCCACGATATCATTCGGTAA
- a CDS encoding cupin domain-containing protein → MKSEVEHYENRCGGKGTMHIERLLQSEEMGSGVKMYAKVTIDVNASLGVHQHIGDGESYYILQGRALYDDNGIKRELQPGDVTFTPDQGFHGIENIGDEPLVFMALIIKA, encoded by the coding sequence ATGAAGAGTGAAGTAGAGCATTATGAAAACCGCTGTGGCGGCAAGGGTACGATGCATATCGAACGCCTGCTGCAAAGCGAGGAAATGGGAAGCGGCGTGAAGATGTATGCGAAGGTGACGATTGATGTAAATGCATCGCTGGGTGTACATCAGCATATCGGCGATGGTGAGTCCTACTATATTTTGCAGGGTAGAGCACTTTACGATGATAATGGAATCAAGCGTGAACTGCAGCCGGGAGATGTCACCTTTACTCCGGATCAGGGCTTTCACGGCATTGAAAACATCGGAGACGAACCACTGGTGTTTATGGCATTGATCATCAAGGCATAG
- a CDS encoding TetR family transcriptional regulator: protein MQEHLDTKRILAAALKQLTCRKSFDKITIADITQQSGYNRQTFYYHFRDKYELLNWIYTDDAQQVFDENLSFENWPKYISALLNHMRSEKDFYINTIRSDETCFEQFLFDLTKSIFHMAIVSLDQHHQINEVEMNFYSQFYSFGITGVIISWVKSDMRESAERVSANLKSLAQDSEKLAYSRYREAYTKITNEEEEHEE from the coding sequence ATGCAGGAACATCTCGATACCAAAAGAATACTGGCAGCAGCATTAAAACAGCTGACCTGCCGCAAGAGCTTTGACAAAATCACGATTGCGGATATCACGCAGCAAAGCGGCTACAACCGGCAGACCTTCTATTATCATTTCCGTGATAAATACGAGCTGCTGAACTGGATCTATACGGATGATGCACAGCAGGTGTTTGATGAAAATCTCAGCTTTGAAAACTGGCCGAAATATATTTCCGCCCTCTTGAATCACATGCGCAGCGAGAAGGACTTTTATATCAATACGATTCGCAGTGATGAGACTTGCTTTGAACAATTCCTTTTTGATTTAACGAAGTCCATTTTCCATATGGCAATCGTAAGCCTTGACCAGCATCATCAGATCAATGAGGTAGAAATGAATTTTTATTCCCAGTTTTACAGCTTTGGGATAACCGGCGTGATTATCAGCTGGGTGAAAAGCGACATGAGAGAAAGTGCAGAGCGTGTCAGTGCCAATCTGAAATCGCTGGCGCAGGACAGTGAAAAGCTGGCCTATTCCCGTTATCGGGAGGCCTATACGAAAATAACAAATGAGGAGGAAGAGCATGAAGAGTGA
- a CDS encoding MFS transporter, whose translation MKKQMRWLLYAMNFLAFFAISMVNTQMIPFLSKLGYTVVQRGYILAANAVVAIAGQFLFGYLCDRFQRVKVFFFAAYVLLTASSFAMFLVERQTFWYHVFTVALMGGMVKVIMGLDETWMLEIDQENYGRLRASGALGLTIGSPIAGYLVRHFHYKSLLISLGIVSVILCWLIYKAKDAEKKEGERIRMESVRQLLKNKGYLLLVLIYLLVYMIGTADQYVVIDKMLDIGGDTTAVGIKWALQSFMEVPLFLFSSKILERFQTKTLLYFGTFMYGVKFLLYGFSFQPWMIILTAALQLVTLPIIMLTSKVLVKEITPQKLFSSAQMFAMAVFIGVSGLITPLITSYLSKAFGYDWTLYIVAAFSIVPLLLIFCYVHYFQKKTVKRSS comes from the coding sequence ATGAAAAAGCAAATGCGATGGCTGCTTTATGCCATGAACTTTCTTGCCTTTTTTGCCATATCGATGGTCAATACCCAGATGATTCCGTTTTTAAGCAAGCTGGGCTATACGGTGGTACAGCGCGGTTATATTCTGGCCGCAAATGCGGTTGTGGCAATCGCCGGCCAGTTTCTGTTTGGTTACCTGTGCGACCGTTTTCAAAGGGTTAAGGTCTTTTTCTTTGCGGCCTATGTGCTGCTGACGGCGAGCAGCTTTGCCATGTTTCTGGTAGAACGCCAGACCTTCTGGTATCATGTATTCACCGTGGCTCTGATGGGTGGTATGGTAAAGGTCATTATGGGACTGGATGAAACCTGGATGCTGGAAATCGATCAGGAAAACTACGGGCGGCTGCGGGCAAGCGGGGCACTGGGGCTTACGATTGGTTCTCCGATTGCCGGCTACCTCGTCCGCCATTTTCATTATAAAAGTCTGCTGATTTCACTTGGTATCGTAAGCGTTATTCTGTGCTGGCTCATTTACAAGGCAAAGGATGCTGAGAAAAAGGAAGGGGAGCGGATTCGCATGGAAAGCGTGCGGCAGCTCCTGAAGAATAAAGGCTATTTATTGCTGGTGCTGATTTATCTGCTCGTCTATATGATCGGTACGGCAGATCAGTATGTGGTCATCGACAAAATGCTGGATATCGGCGGAGACACCACAGCGGTCGGCATTAAGTGGGCGCTGCAATCCTTTATGGAGGTGCCGCTCTTTCTGTTTTCCTCGAAAATACTGGAACGCTTTCAGACTAAGACACTCTTATACTTTGGAACATTTATGTATGGTGTGAAATTCCTGCTTTACGGCTTTTCCTTTCAGCCGTGGATGATTATTCTGACGGCAGCACTGCAGCTGGTAACGCTGCCCATCATCATGCTGACAAGCAAGGTGCTGGTAAAGGAAATCACTCCCCAGAAGCTGTTCAGCAGTGCGCAGATGTTTGCCATGGCCGTATTTATCGGCGTCAGTGGATTGATAACACCGCTGATCACCTCCTATCTGTCCAAAGCCTTCGGATATGACTGGACCCTGTATATCGTAGCTGCTTTCTCCATCGTGCCGCTGCTGCTGATTTTCTGCTATGTTCATTACTTTCAAAAGAAAACAGTGAAGAGAAGCTCCTGA
- a CDS encoding HAD-IIA family hydrolase — protein MHPLLRHKTLLLDLDGTMYRGDEVIPGAPLFIEALHTLQIPYYFLTNNAMRTHAQNREKMEAMGFQGLRDAQYFTSAMAAAAYVRHETKLQRVFYIGEDGMREALLEQGFTLCEEHVEAVFAGLDSNVTYEKLCRAFYHLQKGAVLIGTNPDRRLPHGDYFRIGNGAMVHMLEYCSEQTAWMIGKPHEPMLKEALRYAGIAKEDAVVIGDNLETDVAFGLRHGCTSVFVTSGVHSRLDCEQRCLHPDLIIDNLLELV, from the coding sequence ATGCATCCGCTACTGCGGCATAAAACGCTGCTTCTGGACCTTGATGGAACGATGTATCGCGGGGATGAGGTCATTCCCGGTGCACCCTTGTTCATAGAAGCCTTACATACACTGCAGATTCCATACTATTTCCTGACCAACAACGCCATGCGTACGCATGCACAGAACCGGGAGAAGATGGAAGCGATGGGCTTTCAAGGATTGCGGGATGCACAATATTTTACGAGTGCGATGGCAGCTGCCGCCTATGTCCGTCATGAAACAAAGCTGCAGCGCGTCTTCTATATCGGAGAAGATGGGATGCGGGAGGCGCTGCTGGAGCAGGGATTTACGCTGTGTGAGGAACATGTGGAAGCAGTATTTGCCGGTCTGGATTCCAATGTGACCTATGAAAAGCTGTGCCGTGCCTTTTATCATTTACAGAAGGGTGCAGTGCTGATTGGCACCAATCCGGATCGACGCTTGCCGCATGGAGACTATTTTCGCATCGGAAACGGTGCTATGGTGCATATGCTGGAATATTGTAGTGAGCAAACGGCATGGATGATCGGAAAGCCGCATGAGCCGATGCTGAAGGAAGCGTTGCGCTATGCCGGAATTGCTAAAGAGGATGCTGTTGTGATTGGAGATAATCTGGAAACCGATGTCGCCTTCGGACTGCGGCATGGGTGCACGAGCGTCTTTGTGACAAGCGGTGTGCATTCCCGTCTGGATTGTGAACAGCGCTGTCTTCACCCGGATCTGATCATCGATAATCTGCTGGAGCTGGTATAA
- a CDS encoding DedA family protein, translated as MNVQDFFIVWQDIGLILYSVLKAFLPLPSLEVILVPLVLHSPQKWLLYSLEGAVGTCIGGAIGYGIARILGKKVLYNIAAKEDVEHGEELMDRYGLLAVFIGGITPIPDFLLAYLAGFTSMRLLPFLLCDGFARLLRSLLVTLSLRYLGTVMNVDAFGTWFSLAIMLWLVWKWWKSRKKIQAQTTSRK; from the coding sequence ATGAACGTACAGGATTTTTTTATCGTATGGCAGGATATCGGTCTGATACTGTATTCTGTTTTAAAAGCATTTCTTCCGCTTCCTTCTCTGGAAGTCATATTGGTACCGCTGGTACTGCATTCACCGCAGAAATGGTTGCTGTATTCGCTGGAGGGTGCAGTAGGCACCTGTATCGGCGGGGCAATCGGCTATGGCATCGCCCGGATACTGGGCAAAAAAGTGCTGTATAACATCGCCGCAAAAGAGGATGTGGAGCATGGCGAGGAGCTGATGGACCGCTATGGACTATTGGCCGTCTTCATTGGCGGCATCACTCCGATTCCGGATTTTCTTCTTGCCTATCTTGCCGGCTTCACCAGCATGCGGCTGCTTCCGTTTCTGCTGTGCGACGGCTTTGCCAGATTGCTGCGCAGTCTACTGGTAACACTGTCCCTGCGCTATCTGGGAACTGTGATGAATGTGGATGCCTTCGGCACCTGGTTTTCTCTGGCCATCATGCTGTGGCTTGTTTGGAAATGGTGGAAGAGCAGAAAAAAGATTCAGGCGCAGACAACATCCAGAAAATAA
- a CDS encoding gamma-glutamyl-gamma-aminobutyrate hydrolase family protein — translation MKVLAVLMRIEKLDHAWKWFINKPYVDRVEALGWSLYPICSMAGIASALQVCDALLLPGGYDVQSYYLKEDRNEHVTTYAQPMDHLEFQVIDAFMCNEKPILGICRGMQTLNVYAGGTLLQHIDTQTHAPKQLHTVHSSSRSVLHQLYPQSFTVNSYHHQVAGRLGEGFYTSAFSEENYVEAMEHENGRILAVQWHPELMEDDQILPYFLDVVCA, via the coding sequence ATGAAGGTACTGGCTGTCCTTATGCGAATTGAAAAGCTGGATCATGCCTGGAAATGGTTTATCAACAAGCCGTATGTAGACCGCGTGGAAGCGCTGGGCTGGAGCCTGTATCCCATCTGCAGCATGGCGGGAATCGCGAGTGCGCTGCAGGTATGCGATGCACTTTTACTGCCCGGAGGCTATGATGTGCAAAGCTATTATCTGAAGGAGGACCGCAATGAGCATGTCACAACCTATGCGCAGCCGATGGATCATCTGGAATTTCAGGTAATCGACGCATTTATGTGCAACGAAAAGCCGATTCTTGGTATCTGTCGCGGAATGCAGACATTGAATGTATATGCCGGCGGGACACTTCTGCAGCATATTGACACGCAGACACACGCGCCAAAGCAGCTGCACACCGTACACAGCAGCTCACGCAGTGTATTGCATCAGCTGTATCCGCAAAGCTTTACCGTAAACAGCTACCATCATCAGGTAGCCGGGCGATTGGGAGAGGGCTTTTATACCTCTGCCTTCAGCGAGGAGAATTATGTAGAAGCCATGGAGCACGAGAATGGTCGCATTCTCGCTGTCCAGTGGCACCCGGAGCTGATGGAAGACGATCAGATCCTTCCTTATTTTCTGGATGTTGTCTGCGCCTGA
- a CDS encoding TIGR01212 family radical SAM protein (This family includes YhcC from E. coli K-12, an uncharacterized radical SAM protein.): protein MSYNNPFPYSDDNKRYHTWNYYLKHRFHSKVFKVPLNANFSCPNRDGTCGVGGCTFCSALGSGDYAGDIHDDLFRQFDQGMQMMQRKWPAGIPMAYFQAYTNTYAPLPVLKATFDPFAQRDDIAAISIATRADCLEDDKIAYLQSLCTDKEIWVELGLQSIHDDTAQRINRGHTYAQFLDCVERLSHTDLKIAVHLMNSLPGENKQQMLETAAALAKLPVHAVKIHMLHIMEGTRMAQEYRQSPFVMLSREEYIDIVIRQLELLPAEMIIQRLTGDGVKEALITPLWTLKKVTILNDIDKEMKQRNTWQGKYNT, encoded by the coding sequence ATGAGCTATAACAATCCGTTTCCATACAGTGATGACAACAAGCGTTATCATACCTGGAATTATTACCTGAAGCACCGCTTTCACAGCAAGGTGTTCAAGGTTCCTCTGAATGCGAATTTCTCCTGTCCCAACCGGGATGGCACCTGCGGCGTCGGCGGCTGCACCTTTTGCAGTGCCCTTGGCAGCGGTGATTATGCAGGAGACATCCATGACGATCTGTTTCGGCAGTTTGATCAGGGAATGCAGATGATGCAAAGAAAATGGCCGGCCGGAATTCCAATGGCATATTTTCAGGCATATACAAATACCTATGCACCGCTGCCCGTGTTAAAGGCTACCTTTGACCCCTTTGCGCAGCGTGATGATATTGCGGCTATCAGCATCGCCACACGTGCCGACTGTCTGGAGGATGATAAGATCGCCTATCTGCAATCCTTGTGTACTGATAAGGAAATCTGGGTGGAGCTGGGGTTACAGAGTATTCACGATGATACCGCACAGCGCATCAACCGCGGGCACACCTATGCACAGTTTCTGGATTGCGTCGAGCGGCTGTCGCATACCGATTTGAAAATTGCTGTCCATCTGATGAATTCACTGCCCGGTGAAAACAAACAGCAGATGCTGGAAACCGCGGCTGCGCTCGCAAAGCTGCCCGTGCATGCGGTAAAGATCCATATGCTGCACATTATGGAGGGCACGCGCATGGCCCAGGAATACAGACAATCCCCCTTTGTCATGCTGAGCAGAGAGGAATATATTGATATCGTCATCCGTCAGCTGGAGCTGCTGCCGGCGGAAATGATCATCCAGCGGCTGACGGGAGATGGCGTGAAGGAAGCGCTGATCACCCCGCTTTGGACTTTGAAAAAGGTAACGATTCTCAACGACATTGACAAGGAAATGAAGCAGCGCAATACCTGGCAGGGAAAGTACAATACGTAA